From Melitaea cinxia chromosome 23, ilMelCinx1.1, whole genome shotgun sequence, the proteins below share one genomic window:
- the LOC123665020 gene encoding snRNA-activating protein complex subunit 4 produces the protein MSEFEMDIVSESDEENEIQDLEQLNAVLINDEPCSSTSVSQISISTSVGSFSSQYEEYSKIEAVLNLNKMCDEKWRRLERILQSRLRECRQRLSDIQGTDNVTNDKGDKVEKFRYVNCGKPYFKDKANFPAPDNDDTILMAKSEMYDFSNVVSVPGWTVKDKSQFNTLILKLSQERRKADINSEIAALKRESKINGKNNNKKIAKLTKEYDKVNKMPLKEIALPIDEEYDWDLIANKLNYRHTAQEFRSLWKLFLHPNINKNIWSRSEHIALQKIAYDEKLQNWDKIAKDLNTGRTNYQCFVYFRTNMINTFTGRKWTKEEEEYLKRLIEYYREDNYIPWGKVAASMENRTKIQIYNKYFRMCEQRKGRFLAEEDAVILTCYDNFGPNFKKMTKYLPGRSLTQCRVRYQVLAKRRISTVWTIEEDRKLVQLMANQDSTTNYSSIATYFPEKDRVHIRARYLTLSKWMRRNPNVDIAKAPRRGARRLGHGHSADDLNRAIESLKNRIQSEVIDKKSKKITKDSPENVIEDAIIAHLVTENVKMEEARRIQREQEEASASDNLEILRSKKCNVTNLRKILILLRAKLNKEKFLKSSYGEKFKGLLEPDRDTQTLKVKSYSKQNSETDIVMNDTPDIWGNVFLGPLNYVLPPHYSSITGCKRLMSYVCTKQENEDMINLNVVIRRNGLLKVQAFLLMERFNSLFLWPMLLSNAHPETSGAVNELAHNYPENYTLFDNEHYTSSMVIRELGNDNVSEQDS, from the coding sequence atgtccGAATTCGAGATGGATATTGTGTCAGAGAGTGACGAAGAAAATGAAATCCAAGACTTGGAGCAACTTAACGCGGTATTAATTAATGATGAACCGTGCTCGAGTACATCGGTTTCACAAATTTCAATAAGCACGAGTGTTGGCAGCTTTTCATCGCAGTACGAGGAGTATTCAAAGATCGAGGCAGTgttaaatctcaataaaatgtgCGATGAAAAGTGGCGTCGACTTGAAAGGATACTTCAGTCTCGTCTACGAGAATGTCGACAACGGTTGAGTGACATTCAGGGAACGGATAATGTAACAAATGACAAAGGTGATAAAGTTGAAAAATTCCGTTATGTAAACTGTGGAAAACCTTATTTCAAAGACAAGGCTAACTTTCCAGCTCCAGATAACGATGATACTATACTTATGGCTAAATCTGAAATGTATGACTTTTCAAACGTTGTATCGGTCCCCGGCTGGACTGTCAAAGATAAGAGtcagtttaatacattaatactTAAGTTGTCACAAGAAAGAAGGAAAGCAGACATAAATTCTGAAATCGCAGCATTGAAACGTGAAAGCAAAATAAAtgggaaaaataataataaaaaaattgcaaaattaacaaaagaataTGATAAGGTAAATAAAATGCCGCTTAAAGAAATAGCTCTCCCTATAGATGAGGAGTATGACTGGGATTTAatagcaaataaattaaattataggcATACTGCTCAGGAGTTTAGATCTCTTTGGAAGTTATTCCTTCAtccgaatattaataaaaacatttggaGTAGAAGTGAGCATATAGCACTGCAAAAAATTGCATATGATGAAAAGCTACAGAACTGGGACAAGATAGCAAAAGATTTAAATACTGGAAGAACAAATTATCAGTGTTTTGTATATTTCCGTACTAACATGATAAATACTTTCACTGGTAGGAAGTGGACAAAAGAGGAAGAAGAATATCTtaagagattaatagaatattatAGAGAAGACAACTACATTCCATGGGGCAAGGTGGCAGCATCAATGGAGAATAGaactaaaattcaaatttacaataaatattttaggatGTGCGAACAAAGAAAAGGCAGATTTTTGGCAGAAGAAGATGCAGTCATATTAACTTGTTATGATAATTTCGGACCAAACTTTAAAAAGATGACAAAGTATCTTCCAGGTCGGTCTCTCACACAATGTAGGGTTCGATATCAGGTTTTGGCCAAAAGAAGAATATCCACTGTATGGACAATAGAAGAGGACAGGAAACTTGTCCAACTGATGGCAAATCAAGATTCAACCACTAATTATTCGAGTATAGCAACATATTTTCCTGAGAAAGATAGGGTGCATATAAGAGCTAGATATTTAACATTGTCAAAATGGATGAGAAGGAATCCGAATGTAGATATTGCCAAGGCACCGAGGCGTGGTGCGAGACGATTAGGTCATGGTCATTCTGCAGATGACTTAAATAGAGCCATAGAAAGTTTGAAAAATAGAATACAATCAGAGGTGATAGACaagaaaagcaaaaaaataacaaaagattcACCAGAAAATGTAATAGAAGATGCCATTATTGCTCACCTTGTAACTGAAAATGTAAAAATGGAAGAAGCTAGAAGAATTCAAAGAGAGCAAGAAGAGGCAAGTGCTTCAGACAATTTAGAAATTCTGAGAAGTAAAAAGTGCAATGTGACCAACTTAcgtaaaatacttatattactGAGAGCAAAATTAAATAAGGAAAAATTTTTGAAGAGTTCCTATGGTGAAAAATTTAAAGGATTATTGGAGCCGGACAGGGACACACAAACTTTAAAAGTAAAGTCATATTCCAAGCAAAATTCAGAAACAGACATAGTAATGAATGACACCCCTGATATATGGGGAAATGTTTTTTTAGGTCCCTTGAATTATGTTCTACCACCACATTACTCATCAATAACTGGTTGTAAGAGATTAATGTCCTATGTTTGTACTAAACAAGAAAACGAAGACATGATAAACTTAAATGTTGTGATTAGGAGAAATGGTTTGTTAAAAGTTCAGGCATTTTTATTGATGGAGCGGTTTAATTCCTTGTTTCTGTGGCCAATGTTACTTTCAAATGCACATCCAGAGACATCTGGGGCAGTTAATGAACTTGCACATAATTATCCtgaaaattatacattatttgataATGAACACTATACTTCTTCAATGGTAATTAGGGAATTAGGAAATGATAATGTATCTGAACAAGACTCTTAA